GTCCCCGTCCCATCCCCGTCCCATCCCCGTCCCcgtccccatctccatccccgtccccatctccatcccgtccccatctccatcccatccccgCAGACCATCCGGGAGGTGACGGGTTACATCCTGATTGCCATGAACGTTTTCTCCACGCTGCCTTTGCGCAACCTGCGCGTCATCCGCGGGACGCAGTTCTACGAGGAGAAGTACGCGCTCTTCGTGCTGCTCAACTACAACCCCAACGCCACGCACGCGCTGCGCCAGCTCGGCCTCAACCGCCTCACAGGTGGGGCCGTGTCCCTGGCATCCCCAGCACTGACTGGTGCCACCCCCTCTCCCCCAAAGGTCCTGTcctgcagtggggctgtgccCCACGGTTCCCATCGCAGGGCGGTGCCATCCGGGTGAGCCCCGTGGTTCCCATCCTGGAGCACTGCCACTCCCAGTGCCCTGTGGTCCCCCAtcccagagcagtgctgtgtccccattgtccccatccctgtgctccccatccctgtgctcccccatcccagagctgtgccgtgtccccattgtccccatccccGTGGTTCCCCAtcccagagcagtgctgtgtccccattgtccccatccctgtggtCCCCATCCCAGAGCAGTGCCATCCCCCTGtaccccattgtccccatcccagagctgtgccgtgtccccattgtccccatccccGTGGTCCCCCATCCCAGAGCAGTGCCATCCCCCTGTaccccactgtccccatcccaagCTGATGTTGTACCCCATGGTCCCCCTCCTGGAGCAGTGCCATTCCCCACTGTTCCCTCCCAGTATGATGCCACCCCCCATTCCACGGTCCCCAT
Above is a genomic segment from Meleagris gallopavo isolate NT-WF06-2002-E0010 breed Aviagen turkey brand Nicholas breeding stock unplaced genomic scaffold, Turkey_5.1 ChrUn_random_7180001869382, whole genome shotgun sequence containing:
- the LOC104916080 gene encoding receptor tyrosine-protein kinase erbB-3-like; translation: LHPRPHLHPVPISIPSPQTIREVTGYILIAMNVFSTLPLRNLRVIRGTQFYEEKYALFVLLNYNPNATHALRQLGLNRLTEILAGGVYIEKNEQLCHVDTVEWRDIMRDPRLEPVVGDNGRACAWGTTAR